Within the Gammaproteobacteria bacterium CG11_big_fil_rev_8_21_14_0_20_46_22 genome, the region GTTTATATAAACGATTCATTAAGCTGTGTAAAAATATGCTTATAATATCCAGGTATGAAACATATATTAAAATAAGTGATAAATCTTCTAGCTTGGCTTTATTAGTACCATATTGTTCGGATCTTTACGAATGGATCGTATTCCAAGCGCTAGAATGGCTGACGGTTAAAAATATCCTTGCAGTGATTACAGCTATTGGCTTGGTCTCGGCAATTATTGGTTATGCTGCTATCGGGATATATTTGCATAACTTACATCTGAGCTTCTTGTTGCCAAATGTATTCGAGCATATAAGCAGTGGTGTATTTGTCTGGGGACTTATGATGCCTTTGTTGTTAATCATGTTTTTGATTGTGCTGTTTATTTTTTGCAGCTACCTTTCGTTTGAGCTTTACAAATTGAGCCCTGTTAAATCACTAAAAGGAGTTCTATTAGCGTTCTATATACCATTGTTGATAGTCGGTTATATGCCATTCATAATAATGTGCTTAAAGCTTTATCTTCACGTTGTGCTTGGTACGAACGTATTGGTACTGGCTTTCCTTTTTATACTGCCATTTTTTCAGTATCTATATGAGGTAGAAGGAAGCAGAGGGTTTTTTATTAGGTTTAGAAAAGGGAAATTTTTTCTCGCATTTTTCTTGAACCTATTTTTCTTGTCATATATTTGTTTTCTCGGAGTGTTGGCTATGAGCACGGAAGGCTTGAAGAATAACGGTTATTTTGTGTCGTTTTTACTTTATATTTTTCCAGCTTTTGCACCTTTTTCAATAATATTGCTTAACAATGAAATGGTTATTGGGAGTGTTAGACCAGATATTACTAATAGAGTATTAAAGCTCATTTTATGTTTTTCATTTATTGCTACAGTAGGAGTATTTGTGTGGATTGGCTTTGGAATTTTTGATTCTGTTTCGAATACAAAGCTGGGTAAATATTATCAAAATTTATATGTTACTCCAGGGCTTGCACAATATGGAGGTATTATTAATCAGTTGGATTATGACAAAAGAAATAATCAAATAAGGCCATGGATTGTTCTGCAAACTGATAATAGAATAGCATTTTCTAAAAATAAAACCGATAAAATAATATATGTTTTTAATAAGTCACCTTATCGACTTTTGTTTATTGCTAAAAAGGGTGGAGCACATAAGAAATAGAGTAGCTAGACATTTTATGATTTTTGTCGAAAATTGGAAATACTCTTTCTATGAGTTTGACCTGTACGTCACGGGAGACATGCGAATGTCCGTCGTGACGTACAGCGACCGTTTGCTTCAAATCAAATAAAAACAAACGCTTAAGTTTAAAAAACGATTCTCAATCTTTGTGAAACACTCGTGACGGCTCATGGCATGTCATTTTTTCAGTAAAAAATAAGTGATATGCCTTGAGCGGTTATCGCTCAACGAAGTAAGATCGATAGCGTGCCGTGTGAGCTATCAAGATAACCTTGGTTATCTCGGCAACCCCTGCTTTGTGATAAAGATTAATTTATCACAAAGTATTTAACTGGTCTCGCAAGAGACTTAAACAGATGGCTCGCTGTGAAAACCATCAAAGTAGCACACGCTACTTCAGCACCCTTGTTTTATTCCGTGTGCCTAGTTGTAATAAAACAGTCCTATTAAAACTTGCCATTGCTTCATTGCAAAATGAGCGATGGATTTAAACTTGGCGTATTAACGCCCTTTAACTGAAAAAGCCGTTTGTTCTCATTCGTAGGATAGCGGCTTTTTTTATTTAACTTAAATCTCCGGCAACACTAAGGCCGGAGATAAAACTCCTAGTAATTGGCTTGCTCAGTAAGCCAGTCTATATTCGCTGCAATAGCAAACCAACGCGCTGACGAAACAGCTTGCTTGCCAGATTTTATCCGGTAAAGCGGTAGGTTTTCGGCCTCAGCCATTCATAGACACTTTTGCAACTTCGTTGCCTGTGCCAGTTTTATTGCTGGTACAGAGTGTAACATCACTCACCGTATGGTCGGTCAATATTTATTGATCATGAATGGTTAGTCAGGCGATGGCGATCATTATTTCAAGGGCGTCACTTTGTATATTTGAAAAATGTACAAAGTGACGCCCTTGAGGCGAATCAATTTAAGCAATAAATACAAGGTATTAGCAATAGCAACGCGGCGTGCAGGCCGCGTGCAAAATAAAAACGGCAAAAATTCATTTAAACATCTCATTGAATTCGGAGGAAAAAACCATGTCTAAAAAGCATACGTTTAAAGGCACGTTTGTTAATGTGCTCAAGCATAACAAAGACGGCTCATTTACCACTCAAGATGATCGACGCAAAATGTTATTACAGTTCGCCGATACCTTGTGGGAAATGGGTTATAAATTAGATAGTGCGAAATTCATTCGTACTCGCCACGTCTATAAACTCGTTGACCACTGGAGAGCTAACGGCGATATGCCCGGTACGCTTCGCAATAAAGCTGCTGCACTTCGCTGGCTCATGGGTAAATTTAAAAGGGCAGAAATCGTGCCAAACAATAAAACGCTAAAAATTCCTAAGCGCGAATATGTCACTAATCAGGACAAGTCTCGCAATCTCAGTGAAACAGATTTGGATAAGGTTCATGAACCCTACCGAAAATTAAGCTTAGAGGCACAAAAGTTGTTTGGTTTACGCGTAGAAGAAAGTTTAAAAATTCAACCACACATTGCTGATCAAGGAAATCATCTATTTTTGAAGGGTTCATGGACGAAGGGCGGCCGTCCGCGTCATGTGCCTATTTTGACGGAAGAACAACGGCAGTGGTTAGACAAAGCGAAAGCTCTGGTAAAATATAAAGAGCATTCGCTTATTCCATCGGATACCAATTATAAAACGTATCGCAACACGATTAATCAATATTTTCGCCGAAAAGGAATTTATAAAACTCATGGGCTTAGACATCAATATGCGCAATCGCGTTATAAAGAATTAACCGGCTGGGAATGCCCTATCAAAGGCGGGCCATCACGAAGGGAATTATCACCGGAACAAAAAAAGCTTGATCGCGCCGTTCGACTACAACTTTCCAAGTTGATGGGGCATAATAGAGCCAGGATTTTGGCCGTCTATATTGGGGCGCTTAAAAATTAAATTGACGATAGGGGGTGAGAATGATGTTAGATAGTTTGGCGAATTATCATCGGTGGGGATATCAGGTGCTTTACCAGACTATTGATCAACTCCTTGATGAATCTTATCGAAAAGATATGGGGTTATTTTTTAAAAGCATCCATGGCACACTAAATCATCTATTGTTGGTCGATAAACTTTGGCTGTCACGATTTGTTGGCAATATAATAAAAGTTGATCGTTTAGATCAAGAACTGATTAGTGATAGGAGGCAATTAAAAGCGGAGATTGATAACCAAGCTATTCAGTGGATTGATTTTATTAAGATCCTAGATTTAACGGCTCTGCCTGAAAAACTGGATTATATGAATACCAAAGATATTCAAAGTACCGTATCCTATGCAAAAGCATTATATCATGTGTTTAATCACGGCACGCACCATCGCGGTCAAATTTCAGCAGCGTTAACGCAGTTGGGTTACGAAGCGCCTGTGATGGATTTAATCTATTTTAAAGATGAGGCTTAGCGTATGCGAGTAATACGGAAAGATTTTCAAACAGGGCTAGAAGTTAGTATTCATTATATTGTGATAGGCTAAGACAAGGCTAGACTAGACTGCTGTAAACGAAATAAAGTGAATGATTAAAGGGGATACTGATGAATAAAAAAATAGCAATCGTAACAGGCGCCAGTCAAGGTTTGGGTAAAGCGGTTGCCATAGATTTGGCAAAGCAGGGTTATTTAGTAGTCCTTGTAGCGAGAAATAAAAGCAAGCTTGAGTCGGTTTGTGAGGTGATTAAAGCTACTGGTGGCGATAGCCTATTTTATTCGCTGGATGTTTCAGAAGCCAAACAGGTGGAGCAGTGTGTTGAAGAGATTGTTTCAAAATATGGTCGAATTGATCTGTTGTTTAATAATGCGGGTGTTTTACAACACGGGACAACTACGCTATCCAGTGAAGAAATAGACAAAATTATTCAAATTAACCTCAATGGCGCAATCCATATGGCATCAGTGGTTGCGAAACAAATGAAACAACAAAAACAAGGCTATATCATGAATGTTTCTTCTTTAGGAGGTAAGGTGGCGGCATCTTTTGCCGGTGTTTATGCCGCCTCTAAATTTGGTCTATCGGGCTTTAGTGAGGCTTTATCAAAAGAAATGTCACTT harbors:
- a CDS encoding damage-inducible protein DinB; protein product: MMLDSLANYHRWGYQVLYQTIDQLLDESYRKDMGLFFKSIHGTLNHLLLVDKLWLSRFVGNIIKVDRLDQELISDRRQLKAEIDNQAIQWIDFIKILDLTALPEKLDYMNTKDIQSTVSYAKALYHVFNHGTHHRGQISAALTQLGYEAPVMDLIYFKDEA
- a CDS encoding alcohol dehydrogenase, whose translation is MNKKIAIVTGASQGLGKAVAIDLAKQGYLVVLVARNKSKLESVCEVIKATGGDSLFYSLDVSEAKQVEQCVEEIVSKYGRIDLLFNNAGVLQHGTTTLSSEEIDKIIQINLNGAIHMASVVAKQMKQQKQGYIMNVSSLGGKVAASFAGVYAASKFGLSGFSEALSKEMSLYGVKVSNLCPGMMATEMTAGRLFKAEDMIEIDDICQTVRYLLSLSRKAIPLEIVLHCLPFVEKTTRATHEAYGLNE
- a CDS encoding integrase; this encodes MSKKHTFKGTFVNVLKHNKDGSFTTQDDRRKMLLQFADTLWEMGYKLDSAKFIRTRHVYKLVDHWRANGDMPGTLRNKAAALRWLMGKFKRAEIVPNNKTLKIPKREYVTNQDKSRNLSETDLDKVHEPYRKLSLEAQKLFGLRVEESLKIQPHIADQGNHLFLKGSWTKGGRPRHVPILTEEQRQWLDKAKALVKYKEHSLIPSDTNYKTYRNTINQYFRRKGIYKTHGLRHQYAQSRYKELTGWECPIKGGPSRRELSPEQKKLDRAVRLQLSKLMGHNRARILAVYIGALKN